The stretch of DNA CAGCAGCATGATCACCGCATATTCCGGCGGTTCCTCGATAGTTTTCAAAATGGCATTCTGCGCCTGCACCGTCATCATCTCCGCATCCGGAATGATGTAGATCTTATACGGACTGCAGTACGGCTTGATATCCACATCACGCACAACCTGGTCACGCACCTCGTCAATGCTGATGCTTCCAGGCTTCTCATGAGTTACTGTAATGATATCCGGATGATTCTTGCCGATCACCTTCTTACAGGAATCACAAGTCATACACGGTTCAGACTCTCCCGATTCACACTGCAGTGCTGCCGCAAAAGTCCCCGCAAGAAGCTTCTTGCCGGATCCCGGTTCCCCTGTAAAAATATAAGAGTGGGATACCTTCCCTGTCTCTATCGCATTCTTCAAATGCCTGATTATATCGTCATGGCCGATGATGTCATGAAATCCTGCCATAAGAATCACCTCTTTCTGCCTTTTGTGCCCTCCGTTATACCCGGCGGACATCTTTCAACTAATTATAACATAATCTTCTGTATAAAAAAAACTATTTTTCCTTATTGCACAGATTTTATATAATTTACGATCTCCTTCACACATTCATCCAGATTATGATTCTCAAAACGCTTCCATATACCTGCTTTAAGAATATTTTCCTCGGAAAAATCATTCTGGTCTGCCAGAAAACGCCTGCACATCTCCTCGTACTTCGGCACCTCCTGGGTCTTCTCCCTGGCAAGCGCACGCTCCAGACGCTCTCCGTCTTCCACCTCTATATAAACCGGCCACATCACTTCATTACCGTAATACTCCCGGAGCCTCACAAAAGACTCCAGTGTACCGATCCCCAGATAGCTGTCATTTCCCACAGACACCTGCCCGTCATCCGCAGTAAAATATGTCCATGGCCCGTAAACCGTCTGATAAGTACGCGCCTCGATCAGCTTCCCGTTTCTTCGGAACTCCTTCAGTTTATTCTCATCCGCAAAAAAATATTCTCTCCCATTCACCTCTCCATCCCGGATCGGACGGGTAGTATAGATCACAAGCCGCTTAAGCCCCAGCTCCTGATCCCCCTCCAGCTGTCTGTAAATACTGTCCTTACCGGAAGAGCTTTTTCCCATAATGTAAAAAATCTTTCCCATATGTCTCCTCTGCTGCATATGCGTTACTATACACGCTCTGCTCCGTAATACACAGAGCAGTCTGCTGCCACGCACCTCACTCATTTCTCACAACACACACCGTCTCACTGGTCTGGTCGCTCAGGCCCTGGACCTCAAAGCCCTGTTCCAGGTATCTTCTCACATTTTTTACGAAATGTCCAGAAATCTGTTCCCCCGGAACAATCAGCGGGATCCCCGGCGGATAAAGATACGCAAACTCCCCGGACGTCCGTCCGATACACTCATCCAGCGGACACCGCTCACTCTCCGCATCCATAGCCTGGGAGATCCGCATGACCTGCTTCATTTTTCCGTTTTTCAAGGGCACCCTCTCCACAGCCTCTTCTCTGTATTTTAACGATTCACGACGGTCGATCTCTTCAATAGCATCACAAAGCCGCTCAAAACCCTCCGCAGTATCACCCACAGCCGCCAGCGCCAGCACATAATTCT from Blautia sp. SC05B48 encodes:
- a CDS encoding guanylate kinase; amino-acid sequence: MGKIFYIMGKSSSGKDSIYRQLEGDQELGLKRLVIYTTRPIRDGEVNGREYFFADENKLKEFRRNGKLIEARTYQTVYGPWTYFTADDGQVSVGNDSYLGIGTLESFVRLREYYGNEVMWPVYIEVEDGERLERALAREKTQEVPKYEEMCRRFLADQNDFSEENILKAGIWKRFENHNLDECVKEIVNYIKSVQ